CACGCTATTTTTCTGGCATAGGTaaggattttcaatttttttttgaaattatgtTTACTATACTATTaagccaaatatatatatatatatatatatttttagtaaTGCTATGGAAACCAAATTGCAAACCAAATTAtctgtcaccaataagaaacaaacacgttaatcgatacttaattaataatccaatcatttacaaccacatcatttagtttgcaattttttttaaaaaaatttggtctACCTAGTGTTACTTTTTTCTTTAGCATTCAGTTTTTGTTCTACACAGGACAAAAAAATCCACGATGAAAATTTCAGAACTACAAAATCTACAAACCAAGACCACGATGAAAATTTCACAGAACTATAACAAAGCATAAGATTTAGAGATTTTTGGCTTGTGGGTATAACTAGGTTTTAGCTTTGAAAGTTTTTGGGGTCTATATGTTCAAGTGAGATTTTTgttatatttgaaagttttataaaaaattaaaattgtggAATTAGGGGCTAAATTTTGGTTATAAACGATAAAAACTTAAATTCACAACAAATTTTATATTGGATCAAATATGGATTAGCTAGCTAAGTTTAACGTCTTTGGATAGACGAACACCTCAAATATCTTATTGCTTCCATAATCGCGAGTCATGGAAgaaggataatacttgcatctCCATCGGGAATGCACATATACATTTGCATGCACCGtgtaaaatcaatcaatttatttatttgtacataTATCTACAATATTGGCCTTTATTTTGGAGTCTCACGAGCACACTACAAATGAGTATGAAACAAATATCAAGCACCGGTACAAACATATACACTGAGCTTTTAAGGAAAAAAAGCAAGtaataaaaagaaaggaaactcTCAAAGGAAAAGAAGCTTTATACTTAAGGGATCCAATCCAGTTAGAGTAGTAAAAGTGTTGAGGATGCAGCAAATGCCCCGACGGACCCAATAAAACTCATGAAAATTGAAGAAGCCGCATTCGGAGGTGGAGGAGGTGTTTCAGGAGCTGGAGTTGGAGGTGGAGACGCTTCACCAGAGGGAGCTGGAGATGGGGTCATATCTGTTGAGTTTGAAGGTGAAGGTGAAGGAGGAGTTGCATTTCTGTTGCTTCTGTCTGCCAAGACAATCACTAGCACCTTCTCATTTTTGAGACAGTTGTCTTTGTTCCCACTGATGAAATAGAACGGTCCAGATTGGTTAAACTGGAAGGCAGTGTGGCCATCAGAGTATTTCTCGGCCGAAGGCGAATCAGTGTTGCAGTTGTTGTAGTCATCCTGGGTTACTCGAAGCACTGAGTCTTGTCCAGGAGGGTAGTTGAACACTGCAGTTGAAGTATATCTCAAGTAAATTAACAAGGGCAAGCATGGCTATGTGGCAGTCAcaaaccttttatttttatttttacttttactttttacaattttattgtGCTTTTTTATACGGAGAGGGGAAGGAGGGGAATTTGAACTCTATTTTTTTAGTATGGACGTAATTCATTATGATTATTTGACGTGTTATGTTGTCGTGAGAGACTATAAATTAAAATCACCCATATACACATAATTCCACGAAATCAGCAATCCTAATTACAGTTGGTCAATAAATTTCAAATTGTCTAGCGACCTATATACACAACATACCAGACTGTGTAGTAAGGtcgaagaaatttacttttATATTTATTCTAATCACATAACTTCGATTTTTATCATCGTTGATCAATTTATGAACATGAATAATGACAAGTATATCCATTGAAAAGTAATATAATTCTGTCCTCAAAGTTTGACATACTGAAAGCTGAGATGAATATGTAGAGCCTCAAAATATGGAGCATAAAAAAACTTACCAATGGAGTCTCCGATTTGAAACCTGTTTCCTTCTGCCCATTGACTATAGTGAGTAGAAGAATCTGGAACACTCCAACCCTTTGAACCTCCAATTGCAAAGTCAGTTGCACCACTCTTCTGTATCAACAGCATCACACATACGATCCCCAGAACAAAAACTgcattaatattatttttgtgaATGGGGTTGGCCATTGttgaaaaaattaattcaagatttggtataatatatattttgaacCAAATATTGCTTGTATTTCCCAGTTAAATTTGGAAGACGAAGAAAAATggggtggaatgaatggtgttCGAGAGGGGTTTTTATAGAGGGCAAGTTGCATGAAATACTTTTAACAAGCTATGGAGTCAGTGAAGCTTTTGCTACTTTTCTAATTCTTTTTCTTTACCTTTTAGGTTTCTTGGCTCTCAGAGCAAAGCATACGTGCACTTTCAAATTGCTAAAGGGTTGTTCTTTGGGACTTTATGTTTGGGAACTTCTAAATAACTTGTTGTGTGGGTTTATTCTTTGCTTATACATTATCAAGAATATTCATGGCTTGTGTTCTGGGTTAGACTAATTAATTATTCAAAGTGATCAGTCATTCACACAAAACCTATGCACCATTCATTTCCCACTTTCAAATGCAAATATAATTGAAGATCTCTGTCTGTCTTGTTAAGCAATATGCAGAAGGAGAAACAGAGAGATCacagaggaaaaagaagaaggaatcagagagaatttagagaggaagaaagaaagaattgcactgatattttcttgattaattCAATGGTTACAATGATATGCGTACTATATAGATGAGTGCTAGGCTAACCACCTTAACCGACTCACTCCCTTACCAACAATCCTAACTAATTATTCTAACAGTCACATTCCTAACTGCCTTATATACTCTAACATGTctgtctatctctctctctctctctctctctctctctcctggcATTTGCCTATGTCAATTTGCAGTGGAGTTCAGGAACTTAGTAATAAGAGTCTTGCAGAATGATAATTTGCATTGAAGAACTGACTTATACTGACTAGTGACCGAGCACATGTTCCAACTCCAAATTGCAGAACTCAAGTTTAagtttaactttgtttttccgTCAGACGTACGGATGCAAtctcttttaaaaaatatacaaattaaTCAAATCATTGTGAGAAGGTAATGAAGTACCCTTTTGGATTAGAGTTGGTCTTGTGGCTGTTGCAAATTCGTTGAATGATTCTGTTCAAGGGGAtcattatatatatgcatcacaATTAATGAGGATGTTATTCCACTAATGCTACAGTTTAATGGtaattttatcaaatttttaaGGGTGGGTTTGACACTAAAATATTATGGCTAACTCAATGTATGACTTAACCCATCATCCCTTAGTGTAAATGTTGAGTGTATATAAGAGACCTACCATATGCTTACAAGGAGTTTTGCTACTCTCCATGttgccatttgattttttggtgaaaCCTCAATTTCCTTCATATATTAGAGCATGTTAGACCGTGTTAAGCATAAAAATTTGTGACACGTGAAATTTTATGAAGAAACCTCAACTTCCTTATGTAAAACCGATTCTCCAAGCATAATATTGTGCTGAGCTAGCTTTGCCAAAATCCACTTTGAAGAAGATGCTATATCGTATTTGTTTGCATCGAGTTTGTAGtttatatatgtaataatatgaAGGACACAATTTTTTCTCTAGATGGCTAGATTTTATCCCCTTCCtcttacttttgtttttggtgtaAAATTGTCACCTTGAAACATTGAAGTCGCCGAGATATTCACCATCCTTTTGCCTATCCACACAACTACCTCAAGGTTTTGAATCCAGTTGTCACCTTCAATATGAGTTTGGAGCTGCAAAGCGTGAAAGCTATCAAATTGCATTGTATAAGCTATGATTGACTTATTTCCTTAAAGATAAAAACCTCCGACTTTGTGTTGTGGTCAAAGTAGAGTTTAGGGTTATTGTCACTtgatgagcttggattgaagaaTGCCCTGAAGAATTGAAAGCTTCGTACTGAAGAATATCTTAGGCGCTCTACTAAGGTAGAGACATTTCATGCATTGCATATTGCTAGTGTCACGCCCCAGACCTGGGGTTGGTGAAGAAAATTTTATAAGCAGTATcggataaaaaattaatattgccGCTTATAGCAGACATAACctatatatatcgtatataacCAACATAAACTCATTATTATCTGAGAGGAATAATGAAGTGGCAAAATTTTCGCCCTTAACTTGTACTCTTGGTggatagtttttatttttttaaatatttttaacctATCTTGGCGGATATAAGTTAATAATGGCGTAAGTTGTTTCATTTCTTCTTCACTGTAAGTTGTTCAGTTCTtgttcttatttttcttatttttccttctattcttttcatcttttcttctcATCTTCTATTTCTTCTTTCGTTCAACGCCTCTTGTATCTAATTCTTGTTTCCGATTTTGTTTTGTAGGGGGTATTATTTGAGTTGGCTGAGTCCAAGATGTATAAATCGACGACGAAATTCTTCAATTAATTAGATAAATTAGTAATATTGatgttaaattaataaatatttaataaaatttatttattttttcacttaaattgttatgagaaaatttAAATGAACAATATTTAGaaatatttatgttaaattatttaatatagCATAAATTAGTATATTAatgtttatgttaaattaatttattttttcacttgtaagtgagaggtctttgGCCATAGATGGTGAAgtcaataccaaattaggttgcccattgtgtgacTTAGTGAAACTGCCCCTCCTCTTATTGTAAAATATATCGtggtactaaaaaaaaattattttttcactCTAATTGTTACGAGGATGTACAATACttgaatttaatgaataatcaaGATTAGATAAGCATAATTTTGATTaccttttgttgttttaaatcTTTTTCTATTATAGGCATTGGAAATTAAAAGATTGCAAGTGTGATAGAGTTCGAGGGTTAAAAGGTAGGGATTGAAAATTGTAAAGTTATGCCTACATGATAAGGATTGAAAGATTGTACGGATCTTAATATCAACGTAATATTTTGCCCTCGTAAAGTGGTAAAACATGGACATGAGTTGGTTGATCAACCACGAAATTTGGAAGCGTATACAGATGGAATTAAGTTGTGTTAATGTCATAAGACATTTACTTGAACTTTGATTTTTCACTTTGGTTTGTACTAAGGCAAATACATGAACTTTGATGTTAGATTGAATTTGTTGATGCTTAATGTTGTTAgattggatttgttgatgtttgatgttgttggattgaaagaaaaaaaaaaaagattttggcACTAGTATGTGTCGTGAAATTAGATGCTTGAACTTTGATGTttgttgaattgaaaaaaaaggacctatttacattaaaataaaactaGCAACAAATTAAAGCCTAAAATTGATTTGGGcctatttcttaaaaaaaaaaaaggcttcgTAAATAAAAGGCCTAAAACCGAATTGGACTTGTTTTGGACCGAACTGAACTGAACTCATTAGGTTCGGTACTAATTCGGTACACCCAGGCATACATAACCGAATTGTATCGAAGTTTTGCTACGAGTTTGGTTTCGGTACCATCTTTATACTGAACCATGCCCATGCCTAGTTCTTATTGACATGAGTATGTATTTAGTATACATACATAGATCTCTAGGCAATCAAATTCAGTGAACTTAGTCTTTATTAAACACTTATACACTTGTCTTAGCGACTCTTGCTACTGACGTGAGACTAACCATGCATCTCATCCTACAATTGCGCAAACGTTATATGTTCCACTCTTACCATATTATAAGATATCCAATCAAATAATCCAACAATTAGAAAGGGAGAGGGGCCGGCGGCACaggagagagggaagagagatgtgtgtttgtagaattgtaggggaatgtgtgttgttatccctcctacattgtgcctttatttatagtagtaaagggagataagatattccttcttctccaagtaatacaagttgtaataagaaaggataactagaatcaaatataatataggatttacataatcatacttaaactaggaatgttcacaacactcccctttaagtgtgtaaatactaaaggtagatttagcatcatgtagaagttgaggaagtcgactcgtcggcactgattccaaggaacaacgcttattctcaataaggtaggaacttgcataagtagtaagtctcactaaaaaacccaaaggctatggcaaaaactcgagtagggacaaaatccatagtctaaggaaaaatgtatgagaaatgcaACGttaaaagaaacgtctacaggacgtcatcagggatatgaccagcccaaggtgggtgcctcgttaaaacctagttaggtagcaaaaacctagttaggtagcaaaaacccattggaaaaaatgctcctaatcgtagggaaaaagagtatattaagatcaagcaagtatctacatgatactccccctgagtttgacataattccaaagagaaatagcaaagttacaacttagaaagtttacgcataccaattccatgaacaagcttttgAAACGTCGCATTCggcagtgatttggtgaagaggtcggccagattatCTTGCgaacggatttgcgtgacttcaaccttctgatgctcttgttgttaatGTGTAAAGAAAAACTTCTgcacaatgtgcttggtgttgtctcctttgatgtaacccttattgagctgttcgatgcaaccTGCGTTGTCCTAAAAAATtgtcgtcggggcattaacggcgggatgaagatcgTAAGAGCTTcaaa
This window of the Malus domestica chromosome 03, GDT2T_hap1 genome carries:
- the LOC103429190 gene encoding early nodulin-like protein 9 — encoded protein: MANPIHKNNINAVFVLGIVCVMLLIQKSGATDFAIGGSKGWSVPDSSTHYSQWAEGNRFQIGDSIVFNYPPGQDSVLRVTQDDYNNCNTDSPSAEKYSDGHTAFQFNQSGPFYFISGNKDNCLKNEKVLVIVLADRSNRNATPPSPSPSNSTDMTPSPAPSGEASPPPTPAPETPPPPPNAASSIFMSFIGSVGAFAASSTLLLL